One part of the Terrimicrobium sacchariphilum genome encodes these proteins:
- the infA gene encoding translation initiation factor IF-1, producing the protein MAKDDSINADGVVVDVLPGTMFRVKLPNGHVVLAHISGKMRKNFIRIVPGDRVSLEISPYDLTKARITFRESDYSPNSPNRRR; encoded by the coding sequence GTGGCTAAAGACGATTCGATTAACGCAGATGGGGTTGTGGTGGACGTTCTACCGGGAACGATGTTCCGGGTAAAACTTCCCAATGGCCATGTCGTCCTCGCCCACATTTCTGGCAAGATGCGGAAAAACTTCATTCGCATCGTCCCGGGCGACCGCGTGAGTCTCGAAATCTCCCCCTACGACCTGACGAAGGCTCGCATTACGTTTCGCGAGTCCGATTATTCCCCGAATTCCCCCAACCGCCGCCGCTAA